The genomic DNA GAAGAGCAAGGTCATTTTTTCGACCGTTTGAGGAGAATAGCCGCAGCTATTCGACGATCCCTTCGCCTGGAGCGCAGGGGGACGACCGCCGGGCCGGCCCGCAGGGTGGCGGGTAGGATACCCGGAATAAAAGGATCAAAAAAATGGGCTGCTCTCCCGCCGGCGCCGCGGTGCGAATAGTGTTAACAGGCCCTAGCACTGCTCCCAGGGCAGCCCGCGGAAGCGCCAGCCACCCACGCTGCTGCGGTGATGATGGGCGTCGAGCTCGCCCTCGAAGCCCTCTGTGACGTTGTAGACTTCCTTCAAACCGCTCCTTACCAGCAGCTTGCCGGCCTCGAGTGAGCGCTTACCGCTGCGGCAGATGAGGATGACCGGGGCGCAGTCGACGGTGTCATCGGCAGCACACACGCCGCCCAGCAGGAGCTGGCGCACCTGGGTGACGAACTGCGGGTTGATCTGCCAGTCGGGCTCGTCGATCCAGGGTACGTGGATGGCGCCGAGCGGATGGCCGACGAACAGATACTCCATGTTCGAGCGCACGTCGACCAACAATGCGCGCGGATTCCGCTGCAGGTAGTCCCACGCCTCCTGCGGCGACAGGCCGCAGACCTCCACCACTTCGGACATGACCATCCCCCTCATCGACCCGAGTCAGTATAGTGGCGCATGGCGCCTACGTAAGCCGTTGCCTTGGAGAAATGGTTAGTTAAGGTAAATGCCGTTCAATATAGTGGCGTTTTTACCGGTCACGCCCCGCACGGCATCCGGCGGTTGGCCGCGCGGCCACAGGAGCAATCGGCAGAACTAAATAAAATCCCACAACAATTGGAATTTTACCTATTGCGCGCCACCACATTCCCACTCATATCCAATGACAGCATTCGAATACAATCAAAGTCACAATTTTTATGGCAGCTCGAGCTGGCGCATGGCGGCTTCTCTGAAAATGCTCATGGATGAAGGCTATTTATCGGCCTCAGGGTGAAACTACTGACTATTCTTAGATGATTGTGGGGTTGGACATGAATTTTATCGCCCTAATAAACCAAGCTGTGGCAATAGACCTCACATTCGACGTACGTCGTGGCCCATGCGCGCCCGCCTGATCACCGCCCTGCTGCACGGGCTCGCGGCCCTGCCGCTCGGCTGGAACCGGCGCCTCGGCGCGGCCGTCGGCTGGCTGCTGACCGTCCTGCCCAACCGCATACGCCGCCACAGCGCGGTCAATATCCACCTGTGCCTGCCGGAACTCGATGCCCGGGCGCAGCGACAGCTGCTGAACCGCTCCATCGTTGAGACCTGCCGAACGGTCTTCGAGGCCGGCCCACTCTGGCTGTGGCCGCAGGCACGCCTGCGGCCGTTGATGGGCGAGGCACTCGACGTCGAACCCGTCGATGCTGCCGTGCGGGCCGGCCGCGGGGTGATCCTCGCGACGCCGCACCTGGGCAGCTGGGAGATGGCGGGGCATTTCTGTGCCTTGCGCTGGGGCATCACCAATCTGTACCGCCCGCCGCGCGTGCCCGAACTCGACGCCCTGATCCGCCGTGGCCGGGGACGCCTGGGCGCCCGCCTGGCGACCACCGACGCCACCGGGGTCCGGCAACTGTACCGGGCGCTCGCCGCCGGTGAGGTGATCGGCATCCTGCCCGACCAGGACCCCGGCGACGGCGGTGTGTTCGCGCCGTTCTTCGGGGTGTCGGCGAACAGCATGGTGCTGCTGGGGCGGCTGGCGCGGAAGACCGGCGCGGCGGTGTTCTTTGGCTTCTGCGAGCGTCTGCCCGGCGGGCGCGGCTACCGCTTCCAGTTCCTGCCAGCCCCGGACGAAATTGCCGACCCCGACCCGGTGGTCGCCGCGGCCGCCATGAACCGCGGCGTCGAGGCCTGCGTGCGCCGTTGTCCGGAACAATATCAGTGGGGTTACCGCCGTTTCCGCAGCCGCCCACCCGGCGAACCGCGGCTGTACTGACGCACGTCGGATGGCATCAGTCGGCAGTCCAAAAAACAAAAAGGGCAGGCCCGAATGGCACTTACATCAGCCGATGTCTCGGAAAATGGCCACAGAAGCACACGGAAAAAGACTCACTGCATAAAATCCGGAAGCCATACGCAGGGTGATGACCCAGGGTTTACGCAGTAAATTCTTTCCGTGTCATTCCGTGTGTTTCCGTGGCCAAGTAATGGTTTAGGCAAGTACCGTTCGGGGTAGAGTCCATTTTTAGTTTCCCTGCCGAATCCTGAATCCCGGATCCGGATCCCCGCCTACCCCGCCTTCTGCAGTCGCTTGAGGAAGACCCGCATCTCCTTGGCCGCCTGCTTGTCACCCTTGCGCTCGGCCACCTCGATGCCGGTCGCATAGGCCTCCCGGGCGGCCGCGCCGTCGCCGGCCTCTGTCAGCGCCTTGCCCAGCATCTTCCAGGCCGCCGAGTAGTCTGGGTCGTGCTGCACGGCACGCCGCAGGTGCAGCACCGCGGCCCGGGCATCGCCGGCCTTCAGGTATTCGGTACCCAGGCTGTAGCGCAGCAGGGTGTTATCCTGCCCACCCGCCAGCATCTTCTCGAAGTTGTCTATGAGGCTCATGAGATGCTCCCGATCAGGTCGCTGCGGCGCGCTCAGACGCGTGCACCGATAAACTGTACCTCGCCACGCAGGCCGCGAGCGTGGTCGCCCGGCACCCCGTCCTCCCGATAGAGGTGGACGCGCAACGGCGCAAACAGGTGCAGCAGTTCGCCCGTCGCCAACCGGTAGGCTGGATTGCGCGGCCCGCGGTCGCCCACGCGCTCCGGGCCGAAGGTCTGGTAGAACAACAGCCCGCCCGGCCGCAACGCCGCCATGATTGCCGGGGTAAGCCGCCGGTCCAGGAAATAGCCGACCGTGATCGCATCGTAGCACGCCGGCGGCGGCGGCTCGGCCACCACGTCGCGCACCCGGGACGCGATCGTCAGGCCGTCACGGGCGGCCGCCGCTTCCAGTTGCCCGAGGGCGACCGCCGACAGATCCCAGGCATCCACTGTCAGCCCGCAACGCGCCAGCAACAGTGCCGTACCGCCCCGGCCACAGGCCAGGTCCAGCGCCCGCCCCTCCACCGGCAGCAGATGGGCGTAATCACGTACCACCGCGATCGGCAACGGCGCTGTGTCGGGCGTGCCGCGGTAGCGCTGATCCCAGCTGTTGCGCTCCTCGTTCGTCATCGTCAACGTCGCCAGAACGCCGGTGACAGCAGCACCAACACGGTGAAGATCTCGAGCCGCCCGAGCAACATGGCGATACACAGGACCCACTTGGCGATGGCGTTCAGGTCGCCGTAGTGGGCGCTCACGTTGCCCAGCCCCGGCCCCAGGTTATTCATGCACGCCGCGACCGCGGAGAATGCCGTAACCTGATCGAGGCCCGTCGCCATCAGGATCAGGAGTAACACGCCGAAGATGGCGATGTACGCGGCGAAGAAGCCCCACACCGCCTCCACCACCCGGTCGGGCAGAGGCTTGCGGTTGATCTTGATCGGGATCTGCGCATTAGGGTGCACCAGACGCGTGATCTCACGCCCGACCTGCTTGATGAGCAGCAGGAAGCGGATCACCTTGATGCCCCCGCCGGTGGAGGTGGCGCACGCGCCGATGAAGCTCGTGAACAACAGCAGCACCGGCAGGAAGCCCGGCCAGGCGTGATACTGGGCCGTGGTGAAACCGGTGGTCGTACCGATGGAGACGGCCTGGAAGATGCCGTGGTGCAGAGAGTCCCCCCAGCTGGAGAAGGTGCCGGTCATGATGAGATAGGCCACGGTGATGCCGGCGGTCAGCGTCAGGATCGTGAGGTAGGTCCGTACCTCCGAGTCCTGTGCGTAGGGGCGCAGGCTGATACTGCGCCAGGCGGTGAAATGCAGCGCGAAGTTCATCCCGGCCAGCAGCATGAACACCACGGCGATCATTTCGATCGTGGTGCTTTGAAAATACCCCATACTGAGATCGTGGGTGGAAAAACCGCCGATGGCCACGGTCGAGAAACTATGTGTGATGGCGTCGAACGGCTCCATGCCGGCCACCCAGAAGGCAGCGGCGCAGGCCACCGTCAGCCCCAGGTAGATGTACCAGAGCGCCTTGGCGGTCTCGGTGATGCGGGGCGTGAGCTTGGTGTCCTTCATCGGGCCCGGTGTCTCGGCGCGATAGAGCTGCATGCCGCCGATACCCAGCATGGGCAGCACCGCGACTGCCAGCACGATGATCCCCATGCCGCCCAGCCATTGCAGTTCCTGACGGTAGAACAGGATCGACCTGGGCAGATCGTCCAGGCCGGTGAGTACCGTGGCACCGGTCGTCGACAGCCCGGAAATGGATTCGAATACCGCGTCGGTAACGGACATATCAGGCCGTTCGGACAGTGCCAATGGCACCGCGCCCGCCAGCCCCAGCACCAGCCAGAACATGACCACCACCACGAAGCCGTCGCGTAGCCGCAATTCCCGGCGCCGCTTACGCACCGGCCACCAGAGCAGGAACCCCACGGAAAGCACTAGCAAGAACCCGTGGATAAAGGGCAGTACCGCGCCGTCACCGTACCACAGCGCCGCGCCGACGGGCGGGAGCATCGTGGTGCTGAAGATCATCAGCAACAGACCAAGGATGCGTTGGATCGTCGCGAGCTGCATGACTACTCAGTTGAGCCGATAGATTGTGAAAGCCATGTCGACGGGTGCGCCGTAAGAACTGTGCCGGTATCCGGCCGCCAGCCTCACACGCATGCTGTCAAAGGAACGTGACGCCGACCTGAAACAGACGTTCCACATCGGCGATACGTCGCTTGTCGACCAGAAACAAGATGACGTGGTCACCGCTTTCGATGACGGTGTCGTGGTGGACGATGAGCACCTCGTCGCCACGAACGATGGCACCGATGCTGGCACCTGTCGGTAGCTTGATGTCTTGCAGCGCCCGCCCAACCACCTTCGAGGTACTACGATCACCGTGGGCTACGGCCTCGATGGCCTCGGCTGCGCCGCGGCGCAGGGAATGCACGGCGACCACGTCACCACGCCGGACATGGGTGAGCAGACTGCCGATCGTGGCCTGCTGGGGCGAGAGCGCGATGTCGATGGCCTCGCTCTGCACCAGATCCACGTAGGCGGCTCGATTGATGAGCGACATCACCTTGCGGGCACCGAGCCGCTTGGCCAGCATGGCAGAGAGGATATTCGCCTCCTCATCGTTGGTCAGCGCACAGAACACATCCGTGTTTTCGATGTTCTCCTCGAGCAGCAACTCTTCGTCGGCCGCGTCGCCCAGCAATACGATGGTATTTTCCAGACTCTCGGACAGCATGCGCGTGCGCTCCGGACTGCTGTCGATCAGCTTGACCTGATAGCGCCCCTCCAAGGCCTGGGCGAGGCGCATGCCGATATTACCGCCACCGGCCAGAATGATGCGCTTGATCGGCCGGTCCTCCCGCCGTAACTCACCCATCACCGCGCGGATGTCGCCGCGTGCCGCCACGAAGAACACCTCGTCATCCACCTCGATGACGGTATCACCTCCGGGAATGATCGCGCGACCGCGCCGGAAGATCGCCGCGACGCGCGCCTTGACCTTGGGCATGTGCTCACGCAGGGCGCGTAACTCCTGACCGACCAGCGGACCGTCGTAATAGGCGCGTACCGCAACCAGTTGCACCTTGCCGTCCGCGAAGTCCAGCACCTGCAAGGCACCCGGATAATCGATCAGCCGCTGCACATAGTCCGTCACCAGCTGCTCCGGGCTGATCAGCACGTCGATAGGCAGGGCATCTTGTGAGAACAGGCGTGGCTGGCTAAGGAATTCCGCGGCGCGCACGCGTGCGATCTTGGTGGGTGTATGGAACAGCGTGTAGGCGACCTGACAGGCGATCATGTTGGTCTCGTCGCTGTTGGTCACGGCGATGATCATATCGGCATCCTCGGCCCCGGCGCGCTGCAACACGTCGGGATGGGCACCGTGACCGACCACGGTGCGAATATCCAGGCGATCCTGCAGATCCTGCAGGATCCGGCTGTTCGCATCGACGACGGTAATGTCGTTGAACTCGCTGGCGAGATTGTGCGCTACGGAGGAGCCCACCTGGCCGGCGCCGAGGATGATGATCTTCATGAGCTCATCCGTGTGTGCACACACGCGGCCCCATACGGAAGCAAGGTTCCGCCGGACGACCCGGCCCGGAAATACGGCATGGCTTTAATCACTTCCCTTTGGCATCGATGCCGAGCGCCTTGAGTTTACGGTACAGGTGGGTGCGCTCCATGCCGACACGTTTGGCCAGTTTGCCCACGCTGCCGCCGACATCGGTCAGCTGGTGTTCGAGGTAGGCCTTCTCGAACTGTTCGCGTGCCTCGCGCAGCGGCAGGTCGAAGGGCAGCGCGGCACCTCCCGCAGCGGCGGCCACCACCTGCGCACCCAGTGCGGAGTCCACCTCCTCGATCGTGATCTCCTCGCCGGCACCGAGGATCAGCAGACGCTGCACGATATTCTTCAGCTCGCGGATATTGCCCGGCCAGGTGTGGTTGCGCAGACGATTCTGTGCCGCCACGGAGAAATGCCGATAGGGCAACGATTCGCGGGTCACGAAATAGTCGACATAGTAGTTGAGCAGATCCGGAATATCTTCACAGTGCTCGGTCAGCGCGGGGATACGCAGCGGTACCACGTTCAGGTGGTAGTAGAGGTCCTCGCGGAAATTGCCGTCAACGACCTCCCGTTTCAGGTCACGATGGGTGGCGGCGATGATGCGCACATCGACCCGTACCGGCTCGCTGCCGCCCTGCCGCAGAAAGGAACGGGTCTCCAGGACTGATAACAGCCGCACCTGCGTCTGCTCGTCCATGTCCGCGATGTCATCGAGATAAAGCGTGCCGCCATGGGCCTGCTCGAAACGTCCATAGCTCAACCGCCCGCCCTCTTCGCTGCCGAACAGCTCGGCCGCCGAGGTGTGCGACGACATTGACCCCACACCGACCTCGACGAACGGACCCTGACGGCGTGCGCTGTGATTGTGGAGGTAATGGGCGAAGGTCTTCTTACCAGCGCCCGGTTCGCCGGTGATCAGCACCCAGCTATCGTGCTGGGCGATGCGCCGTGCCTGCTCGCGCAGCCGCTGCATGGCCTCACCGCGCCCCACCGGCTCCGGAACGACCGGCTCGAGACGCTTGAGGCCGGTATTTTCGCGCACCAGTTGGTCGGCCTCCAGGGCGCGCTCGACAGTGAGCAGGAGCTTGGCCAGCGAGATGGGCTTCTCGATGAAGTCATAGGCGCCCAGACGTGTCGCCTCGACCGCGGTCTCGACGGTACCGTGCCCGGACATAACGATCACGGGACAGGGGAGGACGCCGCCGTCACCCCACTCGCGCAGCAGGGTGATGCCATCGACATCCTCCATCCAGATGTCGAGCAGGATCAGATCGGGCCGCCGGGCACGGCGTGCGCGACGCGCGGCCTCACCGTTTTCGGCGACATCGACCTCGTAACCCTCTTCCTCGAGGATCTCCTGGACCAGAGAGCGGATATCCGGCTCGTCATCCACCACCAGTATGTATGCAGCCGCCATAGTTGTTGGGTCTGTTGGGTGGGCTATCGCACCGGCAGAGATGCGGGCGTTGGGCCGAGTATAAACCCTATGCAGGCGGTTGCACCAAGACGGACGGCGCGCTGGCTGTGGGCGCCTCGACGGCGCGCAAGCGGATGCGTACCAACGCGCCGCCCTCCGGTGCGTTTTCGGCGATCACCATGCCGCCATGCTCCTCGACGATCTTCTTCACGATCGCCAGACCGAGGCCGGTACCCTTGGGTTTGGTCGTCACGTACGGTTCGAACAGCTGATTCAGCACCGTCTCGCCGAAACCCGGACCGCTGTCGCTCACGGACAGCTCGACGAACCGCCGATCGTCTTCGCTCGCCATGCGGGTGCGCACCATGATATGCACCCCGGGCGGCTGGCCCGCGACCGCCTCCTGGGCGTTCTTGATCAGATTGTGCAGCAGCTGCCGCATACGTCCGATATCCGCCTCCACCCAGGGGTTGCTGGGATCCAACTCGGTACCGATGCGCTGATTGCCACCCGCGCCACGGTAGAGGTCGAGCACCTCGCGCACCAGACGATTGAGGTGGACGAGATACAGCCGGATCTGCGGGGCGCGTGCATATTCGGAAAAGGCGTTGACCATCTCCTTCATGGTCTCCACCTGCTGCACGATGGTATGCGTAGACCGATCGAGGATCTCGGCATCCGCGGGGGACATATGCTCGAGAAATTTGCGTCGCAGCCGTTCGGCCGACAGTTGAATGGGCGTCAGCGGGTTCTTGATCTCGTGGGCGAGACGCCGCGCCACCTCACCCCAGGCGGCGTCGCGTTGGGCCTGGATCAGCGCAGTGATGTCGTCCAGCACCAGCACCAGACCACCCGGCTGCGAGGCATCTCCGGGCAGCGCTGCCGCCCGACAGATCAGCACCTGCCGGCCACGCACGCCGAACAGCGTCACCTCCTCGGCCCACTGATCACTCGCCTCGCGGCGACGCGCAAAGATCACGTCGGTCAGCGGCTGCAGGTACTGATGCTGCTCGGCCAGTCGTTCCAGTGCAATACCGGCGCAATCCAGCGGGTCCAGATCGAGGATACGGCCGGCGGCGTCGTTGATGGTACGCACCTGCAGGTCCGGCGCGAGACTGACGACGCCGGATGACAGATTCGCCAACAGCGCCTCGAGATAGGTGCGCTGACCCTCGATCTGTTGCTGGCTGCGGCTGGCCTCGTCGCGCGCATAGGCCAGCCGTCGCGTCATCACATTGAAGGACTGCACGAGAAAACCCAGTTCGTCATGCCCGCTGACGGGCAACTGCTGGCTGTAGTCGCCATCCGCCACTGCGCGTGTGCCCTCGGCCAGATCGCGGATCGGCGCAACCAGCCGGCGCGCTGAATAGAAGGCGGCCCACACTGCCGACAGCAGACTGAGCAGCAGCACCATCGACAGGGTCAGCGTGTAGCTG from Gammaproteobacteria bacterium includes the following:
- a CDS encoding HAMP domain-containing protein, which codes for MAAVAMRRYGRGLVPMLALFVLLLVSLSFMSDATHNSEQFGRMYSLLLLTNALGLMVLTGLIGTNLYWLLMQYRRRAAGARLTSRLVLMFVVLAVLPVSVVYYFSLQFLQRGIDSWFDVQIEASLEDALELSRSSFEARLRERLHLSQRLADELTEVPSPIAPLSLFDLRVRSGASELTLIGANGRIIASSSLEAIQIVPDRPTDAVLQQVRQGQPYVGLDPIGDELHIRAVVPVPSGGPGAEMRILQALYSVPERLNTKADRVQDAYARYKELAYLRVPLKHSYTLTLSMVLLLSLLSAVWAAFYSARRLVAPIRDLAEGTRAVADGDYSQQLPVSGHDELGFLVQSFNVMTRRLAYARDEASRSQQQIEGQRTYLEALLANLSSGVVSLAPDLQVRTINDAAGRILDLDPLDCAGIALERLAEQHQYLQPLTDVIFARRREASDQWAEEVTLFGVRGRQVLICRAAALPGDASQPGGLVLVLDDITALIQAQRDAAWGEVARRLAHEIKNPLTPIQLSAERLRRKFLEHMSPADAEILDRSTHTIVQQVETMKEMVNAFSEYARAPQIRLYLVHLNRLVREVLDLYRGAGGNQRIGTELDPSNPWVEADIGRMRQLLHNLIKNAQEAVAGQPPGVHIMVRTRMASEDDRRFVELSVSDSGPGFGETVLNQLFEPYVTTKPKGTGLGLAIVKKIVEEHGGMVIAENAPEGGALVRIRLRAVEAPTASAPSVLVQPPA
- a CDS encoding sigma-54 dependent transcriptional regulator yields the protein MAAAYILVVDDEPDIRSLVQEILEEEGYEVDVAENGEAARRARRARRPDLILLDIWMEDVDGITLLREWGDGGVLPCPVIVMSGHGTVETAVEATRLGAYDFIEKPISLAKLLLTVERALEADQLVRENTGLKRLEPVVPEPVGRGEAMQRLREQARRIAQHDSWVLITGEPGAGKKTFAHYLHNHSARRQGPFVEVGVGSMSSHTSAAELFGSEEGGRLSYGRFEQAHGGTLYLDDIADMDEQTQVRLLSVLETRSFLRQGGSEPVRVDVRIIAATHRDLKREVVDGNFREDLYYHLNVVPLRIPALTEHCEDIPDLLNYYVDYFVTRESLPYRHFSVAAQNRLRNHTWPGNIRELKNIVQRLLILGAGEEITIEEVDSALGAQVVAAAAGGAALPFDLPLREAREQFEKAYLEHQLTDVGGSVGKLAKRVGMERTHLYRKLKALGIDAKGK
- a CDS encoding lysophospholipid acyltransferase family protein gives rise to the protein MRARLITALLHGLAALPLGWNRRLGAAVGWLLTVLPNRIRRHSAVNIHLCLPELDARAQRQLLNRSIVETCRTVFEAGPLWLWPQARLRPLMGEALDVEPVDAAVRAGRGVILATPHLGSWEMAGHFCALRWGITNLYRPPRVPELDALIRRGRGRLGARLATTDATGVRQLYRALAAGEVIGILPDQDPGDGGVFAPFFGVSANSMVLLGRLARKTGAAVFFGFCERLPGGRGYRFQFLPAPDEIADPDPVVAAAAMNRGVEACVRRCPEQYQWGYRRFRSRPPGEPRLY
- a CDS encoding rhodanese-like domain-containing protein, with the translated sequence MSEVVEVCGLSPQEAWDYLQRNPRALLVDVRSNMEYLFVGHPLGAIHVPWIDEPDWQINPQFVTQVRQLLLGGVCAADDTVDCAPVILICRSGKRSLEAGKLLVRSGLKEVYNVTEGFEGELDAHHHRSSVGGWRFRGLPWEQC
- a CDS encoding class I SAM-dependent methyltransferase; translated protein: MTNEERNSWDQRYRGTPDTAPLPIAVVRDYAHLLPVEGRALDLACGRGGTALLLARCGLTVDAWDLSAVALGQLEAAAARDGLTIASRVRDVVAEPPPPACYDAITVGYFLDRRLTPAIMAALRPGGLLFYQTFGPERVGDRGPRNPAYRLATGELLHLFAPLRVHLYREDGVPGDHARGLRGEVQFIGARV
- the trkA gene encoding Trk system potassium transporter TrkA, producing the protein MKIIILGAGQVGSSVAHNLASEFNDITVVDANSRILQDLQDRLDIRTVVGHGAHPDVLQRAGAEDADMIIAVTNSDETNMIACQVAYTLFHTPTKIARVRAAEFLSQPRLFSQDALPIDVLISPEQLVTDYVQRLIDYPGALQVLDFADGKVQLVAVRAYYDGPLVGQELRALREHMPKVKARVAAIFRRGRAIIPGGDTVIEVDDEVFFVAARGDIRAVMGELRREDRPIKRIILAGGGNIGMRLAQALEGRYQVKLIDSSPERTRMLSESLENTIVLLGDAADEELLLEENIENTDVFCALTNDEEANILSAMLAKRLGARKVMSLINRAAYVDLVQSEAIDIALSPQQATIGSLLTHVRRGDVVAVHSLRRGAAEAIEAVAHGDRSTSKVVGRALQDIKLPTGASIGAIVRGDEVLIVHHDTVIESGDHVILFLVDKRRIADVERLFQVGVTFL
- a CDS encoding TrkH family potassium uptake protein; the encoded protein is MQLATIQRILGLLLMIFSTTMLPPVGAALWYGDGAVLPFIHGFLLVLSVGFLLWWPVRKRRRELRLRDGFVVVVMFWLVLGLAGAVPLALSERPDMSVTDAVFESISGLSTTGATVLTGLDDLPRSILFYRQELQWLGGMGIIVLAVAVLPMLGIGGMQLYRAETPGPMKDTKLTPRITETAKALWYIYLGLTVACAAAFWVAGMEPFDAITHSFSTVAIGGFSTHDLSMGYFQSTTIEMIAVVFMLLAGMNFALHFTAWRSISLRPYAQDSEVRTYLTILTLTAGITVAYLIMTGTFSSWGDSLHHGIFQAVSIGTTTGFTTAQYHAWPGFLPVLLLFTSFIGACATSTGGGIKVIRFLLLIKQVGREITRLVHPNAQIPIKINRKPLPDRVVEAVWGFFAAYIAIFGVLLLILMATGLDQVTAFSAVAACMNNLGPGLGNVSAHYGDLNAIAKWVLCIAMLLGRLEIFTVLVLLSPAFWRR
- a CDS encoding tetratricopeptide repeat protein; amino-acid sequence: MSLIDNFEKMLAGGQDNTLLRYSLGTEYLKAGDARAAVLHLRRAVQHDPDYSAAWKMLGKALTEAGDGAAAREAYATGIEVAERKGDKQAAKEMRVFLKRLQKAG